From one Apium graveolens cultivar Ventura unplaced genomic scaffold, ASM990537v1 ctg1633, whole genome shotgun sequence genomic stretch:
- the LOC141700027 gene encoding DEAD-box ATP-dependent RNA helicase 45-like → MTTAEVTKHKSRREESETREESKKSHRDRERNGEKHRERDRDKSRDRKEKVRRRDGSSDEEREKSIDDKYKVKEKHRDRERDKSRDSKEKERRRGSPEKEREKSIDDKYKEREKHKDRHRDREKEKEKEKEKERIREKESEKERIREKEKEKERIREKEKEKAKREKERAREREREDREREREKERERAIKEKEREREKREREREEREREREKERRDRDRDERDRKRKERHRDVDHSDGDDARDREGKRRRREDDHKDRDRERERSKSSRHRDGSVGSSPNKRGDEDPMDKADEKSREDVIEEEQRKLDEEMEKRRRRVQEWQELKRKTEESEREKLGVNVDVDEQKSGKTWTLEGESDDEEAALEDKPEKGVQMDEDAKPIDDGVEDMKVDAETDVAAPPNFNGNNAAEDEDDEIDPLDAFMNQMVLPEVEKLAEASVAEDNSNMKKDKDVHANTKQPRKGLNKSMGRIIPGEDSDSGYSDADDEDMPVEDDDEDDDEFMKRVKKTKAEKLSIVDHSKIDYIPFRKNFYIEVKEISRMTSEEVAAYRMQLELKIHGKDVPKPIKTWHQTGLSTKILDTIKKLNFEKPMSIQAQALPIIMSGRDCIGVAKTGSGKTLAFVLPMLRHIKDQPPLMSGDGPIGLIMAPTRELVQQIHGDIKKFAKVVGISCVPVYGGSGVAQQISELKRGTEIVVCTPGRMIDILCTSSGKITNLRRVTYLVMDEADRMFDMGFEPQITRIVQNTRPDRQTVLFSATFPRQVEVLARKVLNKPVEIQVGGRSVVNKDITQLVEMRSESDRFLRLLELLGEWYEKGKILIFVQSQDKCDSLFRDLLKHGYPCLSLHGAKDQTDRESTISDFKSNVCSLLIATSIAARGLDVKELELVINYDVPNHYEDYVHRVGRTGRAGRKGAAITFISEEDARYAPDLVKALELSEQVVPDDLKALADGFMAKVNQGTEQAHGTGYGGSGFKFNEEEDEVRKAAKKAQAKEYGFEDDKSDSDDDNDGVRKSSLPTPGQLPNGLPIPVGPNIVLPGAIPAGPSTILPTAADGAARAAALAAAINLQHNLAKIQADALPEHYEAELEINDFPQNARWKVTHKETLGPISEWYGAAITTRGQYFPHGKNPGPGERKLYLFIEGPSEQSVKKAKAELKRTLEDITSQASSLPGSAQPGRYSLV, encoded by the coding sequence ATGACAACTGCAGAGGTGACTAAGCATAAGTCTAGGAGGGAAGAGTCGGAAACAAGGGAGGAGTCGAAAAAGAGTCATCGAGACAGGGAGAGGAATGGAGAGAAGCACAGGGAGAGGGATAGAGATAAGAGTCGGGACCGGAAGGAGAAGGTAAGGCGACGTGATGGCTCTTCTGATGAGGAAAGAGAGAAGAGTATTGATGATAAGTACAAAGTGAAGGAAAAGCACCGGGATAGGGAGAGAGATAAGAGTCGAGACAGCAAGGAGAAGGAACGGCGTCGTGGCTCTCCggagaaggaaagagagaagagtATTGACGATAAGTACAAAGAAAGGGAAAAGCATAAGGATAGGCATAGAGACAGggagaaggagaaggagaaggagaaggaAAAAGAGAGGATTAGAGAGAAGGAGTCTGAAAAAGAGAGGATTAGAGAGAAGGAGAAGGAAAAAGAGAGGATTagagagaaggagaaagagaaggcgAAGAGAGAAAAGGAACGGGCTAGGGAGAGAGAGCGGGAAGatagagagagggagagggaaaAGGAAAGGGAAAGAGCAATTAAGGAGAAGGAAAGAGAAAGGGAAAAGAGggaaagagagagagaagaaaggGAAAGGGAACGGGAAAAAGAAAGGAGGGACAGGGACAGAGATGAGAGGGACAGGAAGAGGAAGGAGAGGCACCGTGATGTGGATCACAGTGATGGTGATGATGCTAGAGACCGTGAAGGTAAGCGGCGTAGAAGAGAAGATGATCACAAGGACAGGGATAGAGAACGTGAACGAAGCAAGTCAAGTAGGCACAGAGATGGTAGTGTAGGGAGTAGCCCTAACAAAAGAGGTGATGAAGATCCCATggataaagcagatgaaaaaagTCGAGAAGATGTTATCGAGGAAGAACAGCGGAAGTTGGATGAGGAGATGGAGAAGAGGAGGAGGAGAGTTCAGGAATGGCAAGAGTTGAAAAGGAAGACAGAGGAATCCGAGAGAGAAAAGCTTGGAGTAAATGTAGATGTTGATGAACAGAAGTCTGGCAAGACATGGACCTTAGAAGGGGAGTCTGACGATGAGGAAGCTGCACTGGAGGACAAACCTGAAAAGGGTGTGCAAATGGATGAAGATGCCAAGCCCATTGATGATGGTGTAGAAGATATGAAAGTTGATGCTGAAACTGATGTTGCTGCACCTCCTAATTTTAATGGAAACAATGCTGCTGAAGACGAGGATGATGAAATTGACCCATTGGATGCTTTCATGAATCAAATGGTGTTGCCTGAAGTTGAAAAGCTCGCTGAAGCTTCTGTTGCTGAAGATAACTCTAACATGAAAAAGGATAAGGATGTCCATGCTAACACGAAGCAGCCACGAAAGGGTTTGAATAAATCTATGGGAAGAATCATTCCtggtgaggattctgattctgGTTATAGTGATGCTGATGATGAAGACATGCCCGTGGAAGACGATgacgaagatgatgatgaatTCATGAAAAGGGTGAAGAAGACAAAAGCTGAAAAACTATCTATTGTTGACCATTCAAAAATTGATTATATTCCATTTCGGAAAAATTTCTATATTGAAGTGAAAGAAATCTCAAGAATGACTTCTGAAGAAGTTGCTGCTTATAGGATGCAGCTAGAACTGAAAATTCATGGAAAGGATGTTCCAAAGCCTATTAAAACATGGCACCAGACTGGATTGTCAACCAAAATATTGGACACAATAAAAAAACTCAACTTTGAAAAGCCGATGTCTATTCAAGCTCAGGCACTTCCCATTATAATGAGCGGTCGAGATTGCATAGGTGTAGCTAAAACAGGATCTGGAAAGACATTAGCATTTGTGCTGCCAATGTTGCGGCATATCAAGGACCAGCCACCATTGATGTCAGGAGATGGTCCGATTGGGCTCATAATGGCACCCACCAGAGAACTTGTCCAACAGATCCATGGTGACATAAAAAAGTTTGCCAAGGTAGTTGGTATTAGCTGCGTGCCTGTATATGGTGGTTCTGGTGTTGCCCAACAGATCAGTGAATTAAAACGAGGGACTGAAATCGTGGTATGTACTCCAGGTAGGATGATTGACATACTTTGTACGAGTAGTGGAAAAATTACAAATCTGCGTAGGGTCACTTATTTAGTCATGGATGAAGCCGACAGAATGTTTGATATGGGTTTTGAACCTCAGATTACCAGAATTGTTCAAAATACTAGGCCAGACCGCCAGACTGTACTGTTCTCTGCTACTTTCCCTCGCCAGGTCGAAGTTCTGGCTCGCAAGGTGCTGAATAAACCCGTGGAGATACAGGTGGGTGGAAGAAGTGTTGTAAACAAAGACATAACACAGTTGGTGGAGATGAGATCTGAAAGTGATAGGTTTCTCAGGCTTCTTGAACTGCTTGGAGAATGGTATGAGAAGGGGAAGATATTAATATTTGTCCAATCGCAAGATAAATGTGATTCCCTGTTCAGAGATTTGCTTAAGCATGGTTATCCTTGTCTCTCACTACACGGGGCTAAGGATCAGACTGACCGCGAGTCCACCATTTCTGATTTTAAAAGTAATGTATGCAGTTTGTTGATCGCTACTAGCATTGCTGCGAGGGGTCTAGATGTCAAGGAGCTTGAATTGGTGATTAACTATGATGTTCCAAACCATTATGAAGACTATGTCCACCGTGTTGGGCGGACAGGGCGAGCTGGGCGTAAAGGTGCTGCTATTACATTTATATCTGAAGAAGATGCAAGGTATGCACCAGATCTTGTGAAAGCCTTGGAACTCTCTGAACAAGTTGTACCTGACGACCTAAAAGCTCTTGCTGACGGTTTTATGGCAAAGGTCAATCAGGGTACTGAACAAGCACATGGAACTGGGTATGGAGGAAGTGGTTTTAAGTTTAATGAAGAAGAGGACGAAGTCAGAAAAGCAGCGAAGAAAGCACAGGCAAAAGAATATGGGTTTGAGGATGACaagtcagattcagatgatgaTAACGACGGAGTGCGTAAATCCTCACTTCCGACACCGGGTCAACTGCCTAATGGGTTGCCTATTCCTGTTGGCCCAAATATAGTTCTTCCTGGTGCAATACCAGCTGGTCCCTCCACGATTCTACCAACTGCAGCAGATGGCGCTGCCAGGGCAGCAGCATTGGCTGCTGCCATAAACTTGCAGCATAACCTAGCTAAGATTCAAGCTGATGCGCTGCCCGAGCATTATGAAGCGGAGTTGGAGATCAATGATTTCCCTCAAAATGCTAGGTGGAAGGTGACACACAAGGAAACTCTAGGTCCAATCTCTGAATGGTATGGAGCTGCCATCACAACCAGGGGACAATATTTTCCCCATGGTAAAAACCCAGGGCCTGGTGAAAGAAAACTTTACTTGTTTATTGAGGGTCCTTCTGAACAATCTGTGAAGAAAGCTAAAGCAGAACTGAAAAGAACACTGGAGGATATCACAAGTCAAGCGTCATCCCTTCCTGGTTCTGCACAACCAGGACGATACTCACTGGTGTGA